CGACAGTATTAAACCTGAAGGTTTCGGAGTTATCATCAGAACGGTAGCCGAAGGAAAAAAAGTAGCGGATCTTCATAATGACATGAACCAGCTGGTTCAGAAATGGGAAAGCACTTTTAAAAACATCCAGAGAAATAAAGTTCCGTCCAAAGTTTTAAGCGAAGAAGACAAAGCTTCAGCTATTTTAAGAGACAATTTTAATCAGGATTTCGTCAATATCATCTGCGATGATGAGCAAATGGTAAATGAAATGACTAATTACGTGGAAGTAATTGCCCCTGAAAAGAAAAATATTGTCCAGTTTTATGATTCCCATATTCCTCTTCTGGAATATTACAACGTTGAAAAACAGCTTAAACAGAGCTTCGGAAAACACGTAAATATTCCGAGTTCCAAAGGCGCCTATCTTGTTATTGAACACACAGAAGCACTTCACGTCGTTGACGTTAACTCCGGTAACAATATTACCACCGGAACCGCTGTCAATAAAGAACATGCACTAAAAGTGAACAAAATGGCTGCTACTGAGATCGCAAGACAACTTCGCCTCCGCGATATGGGAGGTATCATCGTAATCGATTTCATAGACATGCCGAATTCTGATCACAGAAGAGATCTCTACGAGCATCTGAAAGAGGAAATGAAGCGCGACAAAGCCCGCCACAAAATCCTTCCTCCAAGTAAATTTGGTCTGATCCAGATCACCAGACAAAGAAATCGTCCGGAAAAGCAGATCGACACCAAAGAAGAAAACCCGAACAAAGACGGAGAAATTGTAGCTCCAATTGTGATCGTGGAAAGAATGGGTGAAACCTTAAGAAACATCTTGCAGAAAGAAAAAGGAAAAATCTACCTGCACGTGCATCCGTTTGTGGAAGCCTACCTTACAAAAGGTATCAAAAGTATCCAGATGAAATGGTTTATCAAATACAAAAAATGGGTAACCATCGTTCCAAGGGATTCTTTTAAATACCTGGAATACAAAATCTACAATGCTAAAAAAGAAGAATTAATAGAATTCTCTAATTAAAAAATTTAAAACCTTCAGTTGTACTGAAGGTTTTTTTATTTTGCATTGATAAGCATAGAATATGATGTATAATTTAAGTTTTGGCTAAAGCCCGTGAATTTTGCATTTTTTAAAGGCGGGCTAAAGCCCACCCCTATTGAATTTTAACAACAATATCATTCATCATTCATCATTCATCATTCATCATTCATCATTAATTATTTATCTTTAAAACATGAAAAATCACCATTACAAAATCACCACCCAATGGACAGGAAACCAGGGAACCGGAACCAGTGGATATAGAGACTATGAAAGAAGCCATACTATTTCAGCAGAAAACAAAGCTGTTATTGAGGGTTCATCCGATCCGGCATTCCGAGGTGATAAAACAAAGCATAATCCGGAAGAGATGTTTTTATCCTCACTTTCTTCCTGTCATATGCTGTGGTATCTTCATTTTTGTTCCGAAGCTGGTATTATAGTGACAGATTACACCGATGAAGCAACAGGTATAATGGCAGAAACAGCCAGCGGAAGCGGACATTTCACAGAAGTAACTTTACATCCTGCAGTAACCGTTGCAGAAGAATCTATGAAGGAAAAAGCAGAGGAACTTCATCATAAAGCCAACGAATATTGCTTCATTGCCAACTCAGTTAATTTTCCGGTAAAGCATATCCCTACCACGTTAGTTATATGATACCACATTTGAAAACGAACTTCAAAAACAATGATGAATAAAACGTTTTAACAGTAATAACTCCAAAAAACTCCACAAAAAGAGAATTATTTGCTAAATAATTAATAAAAACAACGTTTTACTACTAACAAAAACAGCATAAATTAAAATTATTTAGCAATTTTGTTTAAAATATGAAGTTTTTTTCATATTTTTACATAAACAAAACAAACCATGATGAAACCAAGATTGACCATTTTTGATGAGCCCATGCTTTATACCGAGGGATTATCAAGACTGCTTACACAAAGCAAAATTTTTAGTACCATTGACATTTGTAACTCTTTAGAAACCCTCTCCAAACACTTAAAAGAAGAACCATCGGAAATGCTTGTTATGAGCTCAAACATGCTCATGCTTACGGAAATCTGCAAATTGGTAGAAAGCATTGTTTCTGAACATAAAAACACCAAAATCATTGTCATTGGAAGCTCTTATGACGTGATAGATATGCGGAAGCTCTTCAACAAAGGCATCAAAGGTTATTTGGACAAAAACTGCACCTATGACGAGTTCCTGAAATCCATTAATGTTTTGCTCCTTAATGAAATCTATATCAGCGATCATGCTAAGGAAAAAATGATGAATTTCATCAGCAGTGAACAAGAAAAACAAAATCCCCACATTAAAGAACCTCTCACCCGCCGAGAAATGGAAATCCTAAAACTGATCTGTGACGGGTGCAGCAGCAAAGATATCTCTGAAAAACTTTTTATCAGTATCAATACGGTAGAAACACACCGAAAAAGAATTCTTTTGAAACTCAATGCGAAAAACTCAGTCGGAATTGTAAAATATGCTATTGAGAATCATATTATCGACTGAAGTTCTCCCATGAAAAACTCAAAAATTCCAGACTTTACAGCCTGGAATTTTTTTATGCCTGAATTCACTCTTATGATGTGTATCAGGCGCAACTATTAATAATCCTTATTCATTCTAAGGTTAGAAGTGAGGCATAGAGATCAGAAATTGAACTATGAAAAAGCTTATATAACTTTGACCTTATTGTTTATCTGTAAACAACTCAAATCTCTAATCTCCGGCTCACAACTTGGAACTTTAAAACCCCGAACTTTAAACTTTGAATTTTATTCATAATCCGGCATCTCAGCATTGCTGAAAAGTGCAGTTCGGGTAAGATCTGTCAGACTACTGTTAAGATCAATTACCATTACATTTCTTTGCGAAATATTATCATTGGAAGTGTTCATAAAAATGATCTGTGCATTATTAGGTGAGAACCTTGGGTCAAGATCATTGGTTCCCATCACTTTTTCGCTTTCGGCAGAAATATCACTTACAACATCTGTGACCAGATTGTAGATAAAAATATGAGAATCCAGCTGTCGGTAATTTCCACTACCATCCAGGTACCCTGAAACATCCCGGGTAAAGAGAAGAAGCTGTCCGTCTACGGAGAAATTCAATCCACCGCTGGCTCCCGGAGAACCGGATAACACGGTTTTAAGGACAGTTCCCGTCATGTCTATAACATAAACTTTAGTGTTATAACCATTATAATCGTTGGTTTTCAAAGCTATTTTACTACCATCATAGCTCCAGTCACATTCGGATATCATACTTCCGTCAGGAGTGGTATATACCAGACTCAGCCCGCTGCCATCTTTATTAATTCTGTATAATTTATTGAAATTAGAATAAATGAGCTCCTTACCGTTTGTACTCCATGCAAAATCCATTTCATAATTATTAAAACCTGCTACAGCCACAGTGGTTACTTTAAAAGGATTGGAGCCGTCAGGATTGGCAGTATAAATATGAGTACTTCCACCTTCTGTACGAAGGAAAGCAATGAGACCTGCATTATTGTTCTTGCGTGGCCGCCAGCTGTTGTAGGAGGAATTGGTAAACTGGAAATTATTTCCCTGATCATCACTGGAGATGATAACAAAGTTCCCATTCTGTTTTTGTGTATAATGGTACCTGTTGGCCGGCACTGTATTGGTGGTAAATTTACTGATAGAGCTTAAAACTGGCTGGTGAATGCCGTCCGAAACAGACACCTGCCAGAAGTAACTTACACCAAACTTCAGATTTGAAAGCGTATAATGATTAGCTGTCAAATCATTAACCTGAATCACATTAGTGTCAAGATTATTTTTAATTGCCAAACTGTATTTTAAAACATCCGCTGTATCCGGATCTGTTGCGCTCCAGGTTAATTCGACGCTCAAAGGTTGATTTACTGCGTTATCTATCGGACTTAGCAACTGTGGTGTAGCAGGAGGAGAATTCAATGATGTGTCATCATCCATTTCAAAAACTGCTGTTACCACTTGATTTTGATTCTGTATATTGACAGACTGAAAGCTGGTAATATATCCTGAAAGTTCTGCTTTTACAGAATAATTTCCTACCGGCATGGCTGCG
Above is a genomic segment from Chryseobacterium viscerum containing:
- a CDS encoding response regulator transcription factor encodes the protein MMKPRLTIFDEPMLYTEGLSRLLTQSKIFSTIDICNSLETLSKHLKEEPSEMLVMSSNMLMLTEICKLVESIVSEHKNTKIIVIGSSYDVIDMRKLFNKGIKGYLDKNCTYDEFLKSINVLLLNEIYISDHAKEKMMNFISSEQEKQNPHIKEPLTRREMEILKLICDGCSSKDISEKLFISINTVETHRKRILLKLNAKNSVGIVKYAIENHIID
- a CDS encoding ribonuclease E/G translates to MKKELIVSHEDDLTKIALLEDGRLCELHEQEDKSDFIVGDLFIGKVKKLAPNLNAAFVNIGYDKDAFLHYQDLGPQYLTYRKFLKDTISKKQSTSSLKNFEIQPEIDKNGTVDKVIAKDDIVLLQITKEPISTKGPRISTQISLTGRFLVLIPFDNKVSISKKIRSFEEKERLRTLIDSIKPEGFGVIIRTVAEGKKVADLHNDMNQLVQKWESTFKNIQRNKVPSKVLSEEDKASAILRDNFNQDFVNIICDDEQMVNEMTNYVEVIAPEKKNIVQFYDSHIPLLEYYNVEKQLKQSFGKHVNIPSSKGAYLVIEHTEALHVVDVNSGNNITTGTAVNKEHALKVNKMAATEIARQLRLRDMGGIIVIDFIDMPNSDHRRDLYEHLKEEMKRDKARHKILPPSKFGLIQITRQRNRPEKQIDTKEENPNKDGEIVAPIVIVERMGETLRNILQKEKGKIYLHVHPFVEAYLTKGIKSIQMKWFIKYKKWVTIVPRDSFKYLEYKIYNAKKEELIEFSN
- a CDS encoding carboxypeptidase-like regulatory domain-containing protein yields the protein MKTLIKILSIFIFAFCLFSCNEDLVEQAQTGMLKGKVVKRGSNVPLSNVKIFTNPTTQTVFSGTDGSFEIAAMPVGNYSVKAELSGYITSFQSVNIQNQNQVVTAVFEMDDDTSLNSPPATPQLLSPIDNAVNQPLSVELTWSATDPDTADVLKYSLAIKNNLDTNVIQVNDLTANHYTLSNLKFGVSYFWQVSVSDGIHQPVLSSISKFTTNTVPANRYHYTQKQNGNFVIISSDDQGNNFQFTNSSYNSWRPRKNNNAGLIAFLRTEGGSTHIYTANPDGSNPFKVTTVAVAGFNNYEMDFAWSTNGKELIYSNFNKLYRINKDGSGLSLVYTTPDGSMISECDWSYDGSKIALKTNDYNGYNTKVYVIDMTGTVLKTVLSGSPGASGGLNFSVDGQLLLFTRDVSGYLDGSGNYRQLDSHIFIYNLVTDVVSDISAESEKVMGTNDLDPRFSPNNAQIIFMNTSNDNISQRNVMVIDLNSSLTDLTRTALFSNAEMPDYE
- a CDS encoding OsmC family protein, which encodes MKNHHYKITTQWTGNQGTGTSGYRDYERSHTISAENKAVIEGSSDPAFRGDKTKHNPEEMFLSSLSSCHMLWYLHFCSEAGIIVTDYTDEATGIMAETASGSGHFTEVTLHPAVTVAEESMKEKAEELHHKANEYCFIANSVNFPVKHIPTTLVI